A single window of Lutzomyia longipalpis isolate SR_M1_2022 chromosome 1, ASM2433408v1 DNA harbors:
- the LOC129789255 gene encoding plasminogen-like has protein sequence MNTISSKVILIFGFILWNARAQQVLTSPCSDVFEYESISSNNDEWHGVLHLRSNVMLHGIFIDVILDARARNLGASYRYSVTTVDNMEYRLDDRTFKLRPNEQTDVRFFIKYNSYQIPRITEVRLNGQKICPSRTVATSTQKSAADIARDTALYYEVVGSSNRNVAPQRNHDSSSNRDQPVTSRSHFASNDDSFSTDQFDSSNYNRNQQGATRSTNSHTSTSTLYYTPTSLSPYDQHSSSRNLNTGRDSQTTRSVNTQTAASDGVNYEPSRTATGRGSNSRNTNNVDGTTRRAVFNSSPSDSDHIFSQNAGRTTTERYATTRNWDSINRDIIRASNARTTTRSPYFQGDLSKFNPIERETTPTLSFDTCGEVAQKSNPLIVSGEESYRGQFPWHAALYISSGPQLKYTCGGSLINKKTIITAAHCVALKDSTRAMQPAQLLIYLGKYNLLQWHGPEQDVKVSEIIIHHDYDNEKFFSDLAIVKLKTEARYSEYVRPVCLWGFSKELRGIVNKIGKVPGFGYNEYGIVDDKLSYVNMPVVTHETCIWSNRDFFSRITSNVTYCAGFKNGSSVCNGDSGGGMVFKESNKWYLRGIVSVSIALQNHFLCDPDHYAVFTDVAQFIDWIRSHM, from the exons ATGAATACAATAAGTTCAAAG GTGATTCTCATATTTGGTTTCATCTTATGGAACGCACGAGCTCAACAAGTGCTAACATCGCCGTGTTCGGATGTCTTTGAGTATGAGAGCATTTCATCAAATAACGACGAGTGGCATGGGGTTTTACACTTGAGAAGTAATGTTATGCTCCATGGAATCTTCATTGATGTAATCTTGGATGCAAGGGCGCGCAATTTAGGCGCCAGCTACAGATATAGCGTAACAACGGTTGATAATATGGAATATCGCCTGGACGATAGGACCTTCAAATTGCGCCCGAATGAACAGACAGAtgtgagattttttataaagtaCAATTCCTACCAAATCCCAAGGATTACAGAAGTCAGACTGAATGGGCAGAAGATATGTCCCAGCCGTACTGTAGCAACGAGCACCCAAAAATCTGCTGCTGATATAGCAAGAGATACAGCACTTTACTACGAAGTAGTTGGTTCATCCAATCGCAATGTAGCACCACAGCGCAATCACGACAGCTCAAGCAATCGAGATCAACCCGTAACGAGCAGAAGTCACTTTGCATCGAATGACGATTCCTTTTCAACAGATCAATTTGATAGCAGCAATTACAACCGCAATCAGCAGGGTGCTACAAGATCCACTAATTCCCACACATCAACCAGCACTCTGTATTACACACCGACATCGCTTTCGCCGTATGATCAGCACTCGTCGTCGCGTAATTTGAATACCGGACGCGATAGTCAGACCACCAGATCTGTAAACACTCAAACTGCAGCATCCGATGGCGTTAACTACGAACCAAGTCGCACAGCTACGGGGCGAGGATCAAACAGTCGAAATACCAACAATGTCGACGGTACAACTCGTAGGGCGGTGTTCAATTCAAGTCCTTCAGACAGTGATCACATCTTCTCCCAAAATGCTGGCAGGACGACAACAGAACGCTATGCAACGACACGCAATTGGGATTCAATTAATAGGGACATCATACGAGCATCCAATGCTAGGACAACAACCAGGAGCCCCTATTTCCAGGGAGACTTGTCGAAATTCAACCCAATTGAGAGGGAAACGACCCCTACCCTATCCTTTGACACGTGCGGCGAAGTGGCGCAAAAATCAAACCCATTAATTGTTTCAGGGGAGGAGTCATACCGTGGTCAATTCCCCTGGCATGCAGCTCTATATATATCATCGGGACCACAATTGAAATATACCTGTGGCGGAAGTCTCATTAACAAg AAAACCATCATCACAGCAGCTCATTGTGTGGCACTGAAAGATTCCACGCGAGCAATGCAACCTGCTCAATTGCTTATATACCTGGGGAAATATAACCTCCTCCAGTGGCATGGTCCTGAGCAAGATGTCAAGGTTTCGGAAATAATCATCCACCACGATTATGACAATGAGAAATTCTTCTCAGATTTGGCAATTGTTAAGCTGAAGACTGAAGCGAGGTACTCTGAGTACGTCCGGCCGGTGTGCCTGTGGGGCTTTAGTAAAGAATTGCGCGGAATTGTTAATAAAATCGGCAAAGTCCCGGGTTTTGGGTACAATGAATACGGCATCGTCGATGACAAATTGTCGTATGTTAATATGCCTGTCGTCACACATGAGACGTGCATTTGGTCCAACAGGGATTTCTTTAGTCGCATCACATCCAATGTTACCTACTGCGCTGGATTTAAGAATG GTTCTTCCGTGTGCAATGGTGACAGTGGAGGAGGAATGGTATTCAAGGAGAGTAATAAATGGTACCTTAGGGGTATTGTTTCCGTTAGCATTGCCCTTCAGAACCACTTCCTCTGCGATCCCGATCACTATGCTGTATTTACGGATGTTGCACAGTTTATTGATTGGATTAGAAGTCACATGTAG
- the LOC129790240 gene encoding protein atonal: MTSDVYRYYYIPCKGELVEMDQMSEAQSYIGQSYLQNYLVPHYESSFSDGWHTPSPGSMRSSSPEYIDLNPPPQFGVPCKTIPPIDSLTKGKRRNYRKHQSAIISVTKDTALVSPAAEDLGISKKATSENNLVVTVFNETSMPIDQDVLTEDSADEALFDVTDYPSSTDGIEGGGKKRRGKQVSPVVKRKRRLAANARERKRMRTLNSAFDRLRQYLPSLGNDRQLSKHETLQMAQTYITALWELLQ, encoded by the coding sequence ATGACTTCGGATGTGTATCGATATTACTACATCCCGTGCAAGGGAGAACTAGTGGAGATGGATCAAATGAGTGAGGCACAGAGCTACATTGGGCAGAGCTATTTGCAGAATTACCTCGTCCCACACTATGAGAGCTCCTTCTCTGATGGGTGGCACACGCCAAGTCCGGGCAGTATGAGATCGTCAAGTCCCGAGTATATTGATTTAAATCCACCACCTCAATTTGGGGTCCCATGCAAAACTATACCGCCAATTGATTCACTCACGAAAGGGAAAAGGCGAAATTATCGAAAGCATCAGTCTGCGATTATTTCAGTCACGAAAGACACCGCTCTTGTTTCGCCAGCAGCGGAGGATTTGGGGATCAGCAAAAAAGCAACAAGTGAAAATAATCTCGTCGTCACAGTATTCAATGAAACATCAATGCCCATTGATCAGGACGTGTTGACGGAGGATAGTGCCGATGAGGCTCTCTTCGATGTGACGGACTACCCAAGTAGCACAGATGGTATCGAAGGGGGTGGAAAGAAGAGGCGAGGTAAGCAAGTGTCGCCGGTGGTGAAGCGAAAGAGGCGTCTGGCGGCAAATGCGCGGGAACGGAAGCGGATGAGAACACTGAATTCAGCATTCGACAGACTACGACAGTATTTGCCATCACTTGGCAATGATCGGCAGCTATCCAAGCACGAGACACTCCAAATGGCACAAACATATATCACAGCCCTATGGGAGCTTCTTCAGTAA
- the LOC129790295 gene encoding ras-related protein Rab-11A yields MGTRDDEYDYLFKVVLIGDSGVGKSNLLSRFTRNEFNLESKSTIGVEFATRSIEVDGKTIKAQIWDTAGQERYRAITSAYYRGAVGALLVYDIAKHLTYENVERWLRELRDHADQNIVIMLVGNKSDLRHLRAVPTDEAKTFAERNGLSFIETSALDSTNVETAFQNILTEIYRIVSQKQIRDPPEGDVIRPTNVESIDVKPTVSADSVRKQCCQ; encoded by the exons ATGGGAACTCGCGATGACGAGTACGACTACCTGTTCAAAG TTGTCCTCATTGGAGACTCCGGAGTGGGGAAGAGCAACCTGTTATCGCGATTCACTAGAAATGAATTCAATTTGGAATCGAAATCAACAATAGGTGTAGAGTTTGCTACAAGAAGTATAGAG GTTGATgggaaaacaataaaagctcaaatttgGGATACGGCTGGTCAGGAGAGATACAGAGCTATAACGTCGGCTTACTATCGTGGTGCTGTTGGGGCTCTTCTGGTTTACGACATTGCCAAGCATTTGACGTATGAGAATGTTGAGAGATGGCTCCGGGAATTGCGTGATCATGCTGATCAAAATATAGTTATAATGCTGGTGGGAAATAAGAGTGACTTGAGACATTTGCGGGCTGTTCCAACAGACGAGGCGAAGACCTTTGCTGAACGTAATGGATTGAGTTTCATCGAGACGTCTGCATTGGACTCGACAAATGTAGAAACTGCATTCCAGAATATACTCACAG AGATCTATCGGATTGTGTCTCAAAAGCAAATAAGAGATCCACCCGAAGGGGATGTTATTCGACCAACAAATGTGGAGTCTATAGATGTGAAACCCACTGTCTCTGCTGATTCTGTGCGCAAGCAATGCTGCCAGTGA
- the LOC129788841 gene encoding double-strand-break repair protein rad21-like protein 1 has product MFYAHIVLAKKGPLARIWLAAHWDKKLTKAHVFETNIEQSVEGIMQPKVKLALRTSGHLLLGVVRIYSRKAKYLLADCNEAFAKIKVAFRPGIVDLPEEHREAAVNAITLPEVFHDFDTALPELNDVDIEAQFSINQSRADEITMREDYGTLPMSIHDDGFGDMGFDADTPDLARDAMDPTIDDNLFGEDLAASSIDHTKEPVPGTSRSMIESMPQGPMDDGFGEEFGQPAAGLFEGDIFTDAPMPSTSLPPVTQHSHSDDDDDMDHFDGGVPSPSSPSSPPPSVLPGETPVHVGGSSPVDRVAAALQALSPGQIGEIEGEHPLNLRGDDLPTAAEEEHLDETGGNLTNEEESFALAPIDATALKGVTKAKRKRKLIVDEVKNISGEEMKNQLANTSDIVTTLDLAPPTKRLMFWKETGGVEKLFALPSRDIPARNLFKNYQRNLVSRAIDLEDFSVLGPAEVLALEQQRPEEPEPLPVVKRGRKRKQVPEVEAPVPALPDPETPREQMPFDQTAGSSINIPRECDPALMPPPPAPSVHHMSSPNSGVMGPLTPGLPMTPGLLLTPGLSMTPAGMHGDLGGLDHGGITPHHAIENMESIPNLPADQVSSILNGTAMENMGFTNMGYEGHQTPRAGMSERVPNDWNEDYDFPPSVGHMGEEQLENETDEQFEERVLNKRAAQLFIAVKRKLLKSDSIMLSEMTFRNSKKQAAQKFYSLLVLKKFQALQISQHEPCGDITVTKGEMFDNPKL; this is encoded by the exons ATGTTCTATGCACATATCGTCCTGGCCAAGAAGGGCCCTCTGGCCCGTATCTGGCTGGCAGCGCACTGGGATAAGAAATTGACCAAGGCACACGTGTTTGAGACGAATATCGAGCAGTCTGTTGAGGGTATCATGCAGCCGAAGGTGAAGCTCGCTCTCCGGACGTCCGGACATCTCCTTCTGGGCGTCGTCCGGATCTACTCGCGCAAAGCAAAGTACCTTCTTGCAGACTGCAATGAGGCCTTTGCGAAGATTAAAGTGGCTTTCCGGCCGGGAATAGTTGATCTCCCGGAGGAACATCGAGAAGCTGCCGTTAATGCCATTACACTTCCGGAGGTTTTTCATGACTTCGACACGGCGCTTCCTGAGCTAAA tgATGTGGATATTGAAGCGCAATTCTCAATTAATCAATCCCGTGCTGATGAAATTACAATGCGCGAAGACTACGGTACCCTGCCAATGTCCATCCATGATGATGGATTTGGGGATATGGGATTCGATGCAGATACCCCGGATTTGGCACGTGATGCCATGGATCCGACAATTGATGACAATCTCTTTGGGGAGGATTTGGCAGCCAGTAGTATTGATCACACAAAAGAACCCGTTCCAGGAACATCACGCTCGATGATTGAGAGTATGCCACAGGGGCCGATGGATGATGGCTTTGGGGAGGAGTTTGGGCAGCCGGCAGCAGGACTCTTCGAAGGGGATATCTTCACAGATGCCCCAATGCCTTCGACGAGCCTCCCTCCGGTTACGCAGCACTCCCATTCGGACGATGACGATGACATGGATCACTTTGACGGGGGAGTCCCATCGCCCAGTTCTCCTTCATCCCCACCACCGAGTGTGTTGCCGGGAGAGACGCCGGTGCATGTGGGTGGTAGCAGTCCGGTAGATCGCGTCGCTGCAGCCTTGCAGGCACTTTCCCCAGGGCAAATTGGGGAGATTGAGGGTGAGCATCCGCTGAATTTGCGTGGTGATGATTTGCCAACAGCAGCCGAGGAGGAGCACCTCGATGAGACGGGGGGAAATCTCACGAATGAAGAGGAGAGCTTTGCCCTGGCACCCATTGATGCCACCGCACTTAAAGGTGTGACCAAGGCCAAAAGGAAGCGAAAGCTCATTGTGGACGAAGTTAAAAACATCTCGGGGGAAGAGATGAAGAATCAACTGGCCAATACGAGTGATATTGTCACAACACTGGACCTGGCACCACCTACAAAACGTCTAATGTTTTGGAAGGAAACTGGTGGGGTTGAGAAGCTCTTTGCACTTCCGTCGCGAGATATTCCTGCGCGGAATCTCTTCAAGAACTATCAGCGCAACCTGGTGTCGCGTGCAATTGACCTCGAGGACTTTTCCGTTCTGGGACCTGCAGAGGTGCTGGCGCTGGAGCAGCAGCGTCCTGAGGAACCAGAACCCCTGCCGGTGGTGAAGCGAGGGCGCAAGCGAAAGCAGGTACCGGAGGTGGAAGCACCCGTACCGGCACTGCCGGATCCGGAGACACCGCGGGAACAGATGCCCTTCGATCAGACGGCTGGGTCATCGATAAATATTCCACGGGAGTGTGATCCAGCATTGATGCCACCACCACCTGCACCGAGTGTACATCACATGTCAAGTCCAAATAGTGGAGTAATGGGACCCCTAACGCCGGGATTGCCCATGACACCGGGACTCCTACTTACACCTGGACTCTCCATGACCCCGGCGGGTATGCACGGAGATCTCGGTGGGCTGGACCATGGCGGAATAACGCCACATCATGCAATTGAGAATATGGAATCAATTCCCAACTTGCCAGCTGACCAGGTGTCGTCAATTCTCAATGGAACCGCCATGGAGAACATGGGATTCACCAATATGGGCTACGAGGGTCATCAAACACCCCGAGCGGGGATGTCCGAGAGGGTGCCCAATGATTGGAATGAGGACTATGACTTTCCACCCTCTGTGGGCCAT ATGGGCGAAGAACAGCTGGAGAATGAAACGGACGAACAATTCGAAGAGAGGGTACTGAACAAACGAGCTGCCCAGCTATTTATTGCCGTTAAGAGAAAGCTCCTAAAATCAGACAGCATAATGCTGTCAGAAATGACTTTCCGCAACTCCAAGAAGCAG GCGGCACAAAAATTCTACTCACTGCTGGTGCTCAAGAAGTTCCAGGCGCTACAAATTAGCCAACATGAACCCTGTGGCGACATCACAGTTACAAAAGGCGAAATGTTTGATAATCCTAAACTGTAA
- the LOC129789460 gene encoding proton-coupled folate transporter, translating into METKQEKPAKTPEWRDLGVLAKIQYVWSNMTVEPLLALYIMPSVLSGLATQNLNLEKACRVNLAYGDVVCDALSRRDTANFTSEEQMVQQIVAKMQGWKTILQSALPCLLILFWGSWSDRHGRRKPCMMIPIVGELLSALGLIVCTYLDWLPMEASGITESLFPGLTGGWFTQMMGVFSYIADITDKDNRTLRVGIVHLCVSLGFPLGMALSGILLKQIGFYGIFSISSAMYIIALFYGYYCVKEPQRESKPQKINEKNALLDFFDKDHVMETFTVAFSGRNRVRVLMLIVVVMVVIGPMHGEMSVFYLFTRYRFNWSEVEFSFFSTYSMVTHFIGTSFSVGVFSRLLKLDDALIGVISCMSKILSSFVYAFAVTNWQVYLAPIVEFLNGTSFIAMRSIASKLVNTDQLGKLNSLIGVAEALMPLVYAPMYTNVYAATMKTFPGAFFLLGGALTLPAVLIFCSMYRMHRNDKIQTTDNEKNDNEKPASVGEAGGNEKTYLSYDNQGYVKEKSIDIPRVDHLEHSRL; encoded by the exons atggaaacaaAACAGGAAAAGCCCGCAAAAACACCGGAATGGAGAGATTTGGGGGTGCTGGCGAAAATTCAGTACGTCTGGAGTAATATGACTGTTGAGCCCCTTTTGGCGCTGTACATAATGCCCAGCGTTCTCTCAGGCTTGGCCACACAGAATCTTAATCTTGAGAAGGCATGTCGTGTGAATTTGGCCTATGGGGATGTTGTCTGTGATGCTCTATCGCGTCGGGATACGGCGAATTTTACGAG tgAGGAGCAGATGGTACAGCAAATAGTAGCCAAGATGCAGGGATGGAAGACAATTCTTCAGAGTGCCCTGCCGTGCCTTCTAATTCTCTTCTGGGGCTCCTGGAGTGATCGCCATGGACGCAGAAAGCCCTGCATGATGATTCCCATTGTAGGGGAGCTTCTCTCAGCATTGGGTCTCATTGTCTGCACGTACCTGGATTGGCTGCCCATGGAAGCGAGTGGTATCACCGAATCCCTCTTCCCTGGACTCACAGGAGGTTGGTTCACGCAAATGATGGGTGTCTTCAGCTACATTGCAGACATAACTGATAAAGACAATCGGACCCTCAGGGTTGGGATCGTGCATCTCTGCGTGAGTTTGGGATTCCCACTCGGAATGGCGCTCAGTGGAATTTTACTTAA ACAAATAGGAttttatggaatattttcaatatcatCTGCAATGTACATAATTGCCCTCTTCTACGGCTATTATTGCGTCAAGGAGCCGCAAAGGGAATCAAAGCCccagaaaattaatgagaaaaatgcaTTGCTGGATTTTTTCGATAAGGACCACGTAATGGAGACATTCACGGTAGCATTTAGCGGTCGGAACCGTGTACGCGTGCTTATGCTGATTGTTGTCGTAATGGTCGTCATTGGGCCAATGCACG GCGAAATGTCAGTGTTCTACCTATTTACACGCTACCGCTTCAACTGGAGTGAGGTTGAATTCAGTTTCTTCTCCACCTACTCTATGGTAACACACTTTATCG GCACATCGTTCAGCGTGGGAGTATTTTCGCGTCTTTTGAAGCTCGATGATGCACTAATTGGTGTAATTTCTTGCATGTCTAAGATTCTCTCATCCTTCGTCTATGCTTTCGCCGTAACTAACTGGCAAGTTTACTTGGCTCCTATTGTTGAATTTCTCAACGGCACCAGTTTTATCGCAATGAGATCAATTGCATCGAAATTGGTGAACACCGATCAACTTGGGAAATTGAACTCACTCATTGGGGTTGCTGAAGCTCTCATGCCACTGG TTTATGCTCCAATGTACACAAATGTTTACGCAGCCACAATGAAGACTTTTCCAGGAGCTTTCTTCCTTTTGGGTGGTGCTTTAACACTCCCTGCTGTCCTCATTTTCtg TTCAATGTACAGAATGCATAGAAATGACAAAATTCAAACTACAGACAATGAGAAGAACGACAATGAGAAGCCCGCTTCGGTAGGAGAGGCTGGTGGCAATGAAAAGACATATCTCTCATACGATAATCAGGGATATGTGAAAGAGAAATCCATTGATATTCCGCGTGTGGACCATTTGGAGCACTCTAGGCtgtga